Proteins from a single region of Mustela erminea isolate mMusErm1 chromosome X, mMusErm1.Pri, whole genome shotgun sequence:
- the CDK16 gene encoding cyclin-dependent kinase 16 isoform X8, producing MDRMKKIKRQLSMTLRGGRGVDKTNGAPEQIGLDESGGGGGSDLGEVPTRAAPGEPRSGRGPLSSAPEIVHEDLKMGSDGESDQASATSSDEVQSPVRVRMRNHPPRKISTEDINKRLSLPADIRLPEGYLEKLTLNSPIFDKPLSRRLRRVSLSEIGFGKLETYIKLDKLGEGTYATVYKGKSKLTDNLVALKEIRLEHEEGAPCTAIREVSLLKDLKHANIVTLHDIIHTEKSLTLVFEYLDKDLKQYLDDCGNVINMHNVKLFLFQLLRGLAYCHRQKVLHRDLKPQNLLINERGELKLADFGLARAKSIPTKTYSNEVVTLWYRPPDILLGSTDYSTQIDMWGVGCIFYEMATGRPLFPGSTVEEQLHFIFRILGTPTEETWPGILSNEEFKTYNYPKYRAEALLSHAPRSPCPCCRLDSDGADLLNKLLQFEGRNRISAEDAMKHPFFLSLGERIHKLPDTTSIFALKEIQLQKEASLRSSSMPDSAIRSASPSRQASFPRGGHRVLS from the exons ATGGATCGGATGAAGAAGATCAAGCGGCAGCTGTCGATGACACTCCGAGGGGGCCGAGGTGTGGACAAGACCAATGGTGCCCCTGAACAGATAGGCCTGGATGAGAGTGGGGGTGGCGGTGGCAGTGACCTTGGAGAGGTACCCACTCGTGCCGCTCCTGGGGAACCTCGCTCCGGACGGGGCCCACTCAGCTCTGCACCAG AGATTGTACATGAGGACTTGAAGATGGGGTCTGATGGGGAGAGTGACCAGGCTTCAGCCACGTCCTCGGATGAGGTGCAGTCGCCAGTGAGGGTGCGCATGCGCAACCATCCCCCACGCAAGATCTCCACCGAG GACATCAACAAGCGCCTGTCACTCCCAGCCGACATCCGGCTGCCTGAGGGCTACCTTGAGAAGTTGACCCTCAACAGCCCCATCTTCGACAAGCCCCTCAGCCGCCGCCTCCGCCGTGTCAGCCTG TCTGAGATTGGCTTTGGGAAACTGGAGACGTACATCAAGCTGGACAAGCTGGGTGAG GGTACCTATGCCACCGTCTACAAAGGCAAAAGCAAGCTCACAGACAACCTTGTGGCACTCAAGGAGATCAGACTGGAACATGAAGAAGGGGCTCCCTGCACCGCCATCCGGGAAG TGTCCCTGCTCAAGGACCTCAAACATGCCAATATTGTCACGCTACATGACATTATCCACACGGAGAAGTCCCTCACCCTTGTCTTTGAGTACCTG gaCAAGGACCTGAAGCAGTACCTGGATGACTGTGGGAACGTCATCAACATGCACAACGTGAAA CTGTTCCTGTTCCAGCTGCTTCGTGGCCTGGCCTACTGCCACCGGCAGAAGGTGCTACACCGAGACCTCAAGCCCCAAAACCTGCTCATCAACGAGAGAGGAGAACTGAAGCTGGCAGATTTTG GCCTGGCCCGAGCTAAGTCGATTCCAACGAAGACCTACTCCAATGAGGTGGTGACACTGTGGTACCGACCCCCTGACATTCTGCTTGGGTCCACGGACTACTCTACCCAGATTGACATGTG GGGTGTGGGCTGCATCTTCTATGAGATGGCCACAGGCCGGCCCCTCTTCCCAGGCTCCACCGTGGAGGAACAGCTGCACTTCATCTTCCGCATCTTGG GAACCCCAACTGAGGAGACGTGGCCAGGCATTCTATCCAACGAAGAGTTCAAGACATACAACTACCCCAAGTATCGAGCCGAGGCCCTTTTGAGCCATGCACCCCG GTCCCCTTGTCCTTGCTGTAGACTTGACAGCGATGGGGCTGACCTCCTCAACAAGCTGCTGCAG TTTGAAGGTCGCAATCGGATCTCCGCAGAGGACGCCATGAAACATCCATTCTTCCTCAGTCTGGGGGAGCGGATCCACAAACTTCCTGACA CTACTTCCATATTTGCACTAAAGGAGATCCAGCTACAAAAGGAGGCCAGCCTTCGGTCTTCATCAATGCCTGACTCCG CCATCcgctctgcttccccctccaggCAGGCCAGCTTTCCGCGTGGTGGACACCGAGTTCTAAGCTGA
- the CDK16 gene encoding cyclin-dependent kinase 16 isoform X9, with protein MDRMKKIKRQLSMTLRGGRGVDKTNGAPEQIGLDESGGGGGSDLGEVPTRAAPGEPRSGRGPLSSAPEIVHEDLKMGSDGESDQASATSSDEVQSPVRVRMRNHPPRKISTEDINKRLSLPADIRLPEGYLEKLTLNSPIFDKPLSRRLRRVSLSEIGFGKLETYIKLDKLGEGTYATVYKGKSKLTDNLVALKEIRLEHEEGAPCTAIREVSLLKDLKHANIVTLHDIIHTEKSLTLVFEYLDKDLKQYLDDCGNVINMHNVKLFLFQLLRGLAYCHRQKVLHRDLKPQNLLINERGELKLADFGLARAKSIPTKTYSNEVVTLWYRPPDILLGSTDYSTQIDMWGVGCIFYEMATGRPLFPGSTVEEQLHFIFRILGTPTEETWPGILSNEEFKTYNYPKYRAEALLSHAPRSPCPCCRLDSDGADLLNKLLQFEGRNRISAEDAMKHPFFLSLGERIHKLPDTTSIFALKEIQLQKEASLRSSSMPDSGRPAFRVVDTEF; from the exons ATGGATCGGATGAAGAAGATCAAGCGGCAGCTGTCGATGACACTCCGAGGGGGCCGAGGTGTGGACAAGACCAATGGTGCCCCTGAACAGATAGGCCTGGATGAGAGTGGGGGTGGCGGTGGCAGTGACCTTGGAGAGGTACCCACTCGTGCCGCTCCTGGGGAACCTCGCTCCGGACGGGGCCCACTCAGCTCTGCACCAG AGATTGTACATGAGGACTTGAAGATGGGGTCTGATGGGGAGAGTGACCAGGCTTCAGCCACGTCCTCGGATGAGGTGCAGTCGCCAGTGAGGGTGCGCATGCGCAACCATCCCCCACGCAAGATCTCCACCGAG GACATCAACAAGCGCCTGTCACTCCCAGCCGACATCCGGCTGCCTGAGGGCTACCTTGAGAAGTTGACCCTCAACAGCCCCATCTTCGACAAGCCCCTCAGCCGCCGCCTCCGCCGTGTCAGCCTG TCTGAGATTGGCTTTGGGAAACTGGAGACGTACATCAAGCTGGACAAGCTGGGTGAG GGTACCTATGCCACCGTCTACAAAGGCAAAAGCAAGCTCACAGACAACCTTGTGGCACTCAAGGAGATCAGACTGGAACATGAAGAAGGGGCTCCCTGCACCGCCATCCGGGAAG TGTCCCTGCTCAAGGACCTCAAACATGCCAATATTGTCACGCTACATGACATTATCCACACGGAGAAGTCCCTCACCCTTGTCTTTGAGTACCTG gaCAAGGACCTGAAGCAGTACCTGGATGACTGTGGGAACGTCATCAACATGCACAACGTGAAA CTGTTCCTGTTCCAGCTGCTTCGTGGCCTGGCCTACTGCCACCGGCAGAAGGTGCTACACCGAGACCTCAAGCCCCAAAACCTGCTCATCAACGAGAGAGGAGAACTGAAGCTGGCAGATTTTG GCCTGGCCCGAGCTAAGTCGATTCCAACGAAGACCTACTCCAATGAGGTGGTGACACTGTGGTACCGACCCCCTGACATTCTGCTTGGGTCCACGGACTACTCTACCCAGATTGACATGTG GGGTGTGGGCTGCATCTTCTATGAGATGGCCACAGGCCGGCCCCTCTTCCCAGGCTCCACCGTGGAGGAACAGCTGCACTTCATCTTCCGCATCTTGG GAACCCCAACTGAGGAGACGTGGCCAGGCATTCTATCCAACGAAGAGTTCAAGACATACAACTACCCCAAGTATCGAGCCGAGGCCCTTTTGAGCCATGCACCCCG GTCCCCTTGTCCTTGCTGTAGACTTGACAGCGATGGGGCTGACCTCCTCAACAAGCTGCTGCAG TTTGAAGGTCGCAATCGGATCTCCGCAGAGGACGCCATGAAACATCCATTCTTCCTCAGTCTGGGGGAGCGGATCCACAAACTTCCTGACA CTACTTCCATATTTGCACTAAAGGAGATCCAGCTACAAAAGGAGGCCAGCCTTCGGTCTTCATCAATGCCTGACTCCG gCAGGCCAGCTTTCCGCGTGGTGGACACCGAGTTCTAA
- the CDK16 gene encoding cyclin-dependent kinase 16 isoform X7, translated as MQSEVAMDRMKKIKRQLSMTLRGGRGVDKTNGAPEQIGLDESGGGGGSDLGEVPTRAAPGEPRSGRGPLSSAPEIVHEDLKMGSDGESDQASATSSDEVQSPVRVRMRNHPPRKISTEDINKRLSLPADIRLPEGYLEKLTLNSPIFDKPLSRRLRRVSLSEIGFGKLETYIKLDKLGEGTYATVYKGKSKLTDNLVALKEIRLEHEEGAPCTAIREVSLLKDLKHANIVTLHDIIHTEKSLTLVFEYLDKDLKQYLDDCGNVINMHNVKLFLFQLLRGLAYCHRQKVLHRDLKPQNLLINERGELKLADFGLARAKSIPTKTYSNEVVTLWYRPPDILLGSTDYSTQIDMWGVGCIFYEMATGRPLFPGSTVEEQLHFIFRILGTPTEETWPGILSNEEFKTYNYPKYRAEALLSHAPRLDSDGADLLNKLLQFEGRNRISAEDAMKHPFFLSLGERIHKLPDTTSIFALKEIQLQKEASLRSSSMPDSGRPAFRVVDTEF; from the exons GTCGCCATGGATCGGATGAAGAAGATCAAGCGGCAGCTGTCGATGACACTCCGAGGGGGCCGAGGTGTGGACAAGACCAATGGTGCCCCTGAACAGATAGGCCTGGATGAGAGTGGGGGTGGCGGTGGCAGTGACCTTGGAGAGGTACCCACTCGTGCCGCTCCTGGGGAACCTCGCTCCGGACGGGGCCCACTCAGCTCTGCACCAG AGATTGTACATGAGGACTTGAAGATGGGGTCTGATGGGGAGAGTGACCAGGCTTCAGCCACGTCCTCGGATGAGGTGCAGTCGCCAGTGAGGGTGCGCATGCGCAACCATCCCCCACGCAAGATCTCCACCGAG GACATCAACAAGCGCCTGTCACTCCCAGCCGACATCCGGCTGCCTGAGGGCTACCTTGAGAAGTTGACCCTCAACAGCCCCATCTTCGACAAGCCCCTCAGCCGCCGCCTCCGCCGTGTCAGCCTG TCTGAGATTGGCTTTGGGAAACTGGAGACGTACATCAAGCTGGACAAGCTGGGTGAG GGTACCTATGCCACCGTCTACAAAGGCAAAAGCAAGCTCACAGACAACCTTGTGGCACTCAAGGAGATCAGACTGGAACATGAAGAAGGGGCTCCCTGCACCGCCATCCGGGAAG TGTCCCTGCTCAAGGACCTCAAACATGCCAATATTGTCACGCTACATGACATTATCCACACGGAGAAGTCCCTCACCCTTGTCTTTGAGTACCTG gaCAAGGACCTGAAGCAGTACCTGGATGACTGTGGGAACGTCATCAACATGCACAACGTGAAA CTGTTCCTGTTCCAGCTGCTTCGTGGCCTGGCCTACTGCCACCGGCAGAAGGTGCTACACCGAGACCTCAAGCCCCAAAACCTGCTCATCAACGAGAGAGGAGAACTGAAGCTGGCAGATTTTG GCCTGGCCCGAGCTAAGTCGATTCCAACGAAGACCTACTCCAATGAGGTGGTGACACTGTGGTACCGACCCCCTGACATTCTGCTTGGGTCCACGGACTACTCTACCCAGATTGACATGTG GGGTGTGGGCTGCATCTTCTATGAGATGGCCACAGGCCGGCCCCTCTTCCCAGGCTCCACCGTGGAGGAACAGCTGCACTTCATCTTCCGCATCTTGG GAACCCCAACTGAGGAGACGTGGCCAGGCATTCTATCCAACGAAGAGTTCAAGACATACAACTACCCCAAGTATCGAGCCGAGGCCCTTTTGAGCCATGCACCCCG ACTTGACAGCGATGGGGCTGACCTCCTCAACAAGCTGCTGCAG TTTGAAGGTCGCAATCGGATCTCCGCAGAGGACGCCATGAAACATCCATTCTTCCTCAGTCTGGGGGAGCGGATCCACAAACTTCCTGACA CTACTTCCATATTTGCACTAAAGGAGATCCAGCTACAAAAGGAGGCCAGCCTTCGGTCTTCATCAATGCCTGACTCCG gCAGGCCAGCTTTCCGCGTGGTGGACACCGAGTTCTAA